In one window of Solanum pennellii chromosome 2, SPENNV200 DNA:
- the LOC107010049 gene encoding uncharacterized protein LOC107010049, translating into MAEEFQESEILFPQEHEMELQNSADEEEAEFGFQVRRYNNNVSMIRKIIMKQDVVFTPMNKASLFMEKKYYNFFEDEDDDDEMVPPDVIIKRRVIKRMMAFSICIGYGGTLKRRNLIQARDLILRMTGFIEP; encoded by the coding sequence GGAAAGTGAAATTCTTTTTCCTCAAGAGCATGAAATGGAGCTTCAAAATTCTGCTGACGAGGAAGAAGCTGAATTTGGGTTTCAAGTTCGGCGTTATAACAACAACGTATCCATGATacgaaaaataattatgaagcAAGATGTTGTgttcacacccatgaacaaagCTTCATTGTTcatggaaaaaaaatactacaacTTTTTCGAAGATGAGGATGACGATGATGAAATGGTACCACCCGATGTGATAATTAAACGGAGAGTTATTAAAAGAATGATGGCATTTTCAATTTGCATCGGCTACGGAGGGACGCTcaaaagaagaaatttgattCAAGCAAGAGACTTAATTCTAAGGATGACTGGTTTTATTGAACCATAA